The proteins below are encoded in one region of Rhinolophus sinicus isolate RSC01 linkage group LG07, ASM3656204v1, whole genome shotgun sequence:
- the TIMM13 gene encoding mitochondrial import inner membrane translocase subunit Tim13 has product MEGGFGSDFGGSGGGKLDPGLIMEQVKVQIAVANAQELLQRMTDKCFRKCIGKPGGSLDNSEQKCIAMCMDRYMDAWNTVSRAYNSRLQRERANM; this is encoded by the exons ATGGAGGGCGGCTTCGGCTCGGATTTCGGGGGCTCCGGCGGTGGCAAGCTGGACCCAGGGCTTATCATGGAGCAGGTGAAGGTGCAGATCGCCGTGGCCAACGCGCAGGAGCTTCTGCAG AGGATGACTGACAAGTGCTTCCGGAAGTGCATTGGGAAGCCGGGGGGCTCCCTGGACAATTCGGAGCAG AAGTGCATCGCCATGTGCATGGACCGCTACATGGACGCCTGGAACACCGTGTCCCGCGCCTACAACTCGCGGCTCCAACGGGAACGAGCCAACATGTGA